From a single Papaver somniferum cultivar HN1 unplaced genomic scaffold, ASM357369v1 unplaced-scaffold_19, whole genome shotgun sequence genomic region:
- the LOC113338775 gene encoding inositol polyphosphate multikinase beta-like, translating to MLKAPDHQVAGHQAHAGKLGPLVDGSGCFYKPLQSGDRGNIEAAFYSSFSSNSKVPTHIRRFFPTFHGTQLLEASDGSGMHPHLVLEDIVSNRLDPSVMDIKMGSRTWYPQASEDYIMKCLQKDRESTSVALGFRISGLQTFESEKLGYWKLDRNAVQDFTLEDVKLTLKRFVSSNPSSNAEPDCLLASTIYGGSDGILAQLLELKAWFEDQTIHHFYSCSILMVYENAGVGEEGSRSRTGAEVKLVDFAHVVDGEGVIDHNFLGGLCALIKFVSDILLPTGAEVKLVDFAHVVLVSSTNRSQAEGDLKEQPKEA from the coding sequence ATGCTTAAGGCCCCTGATCATCAGGTTGCAGGCCATCAAGCTCATGCTGGAAAGCTTGGGCCACTCGTAGATGGTTCTGGTTGCTTCTACAAGCCCCTACAAAGTGGCGATCGCGGCAACATAGAGGCTGCTTTCTATTCTTCATTCTCTTCCAATAGCAAAGTCCCGACTCATATTCGTCGATTTTTTCCCACTTTCCACGGAACCCAGCTTCTAGAAGCTTCTGATGGATCTGGTATGCACCCTCACCTTGTTTTGGAAGACATTGTCTCAAATCGCCTGGACCCATCTGTTATGGACATCAAGATGGGGTCAAGAACTTGGTATCCCCAAGCTTCAGAAGACTACATCATGAAATGCCTTCAGAAAGATAGAGAATCAACAAGTGTGGCCTTGGGTTTCAGGATATCGGGTTTACAGACCTTTGAAAGTGAAAAGCTTGGTTACTGGAAACTTGATAGGAATGCCGTCCAAGATTTTACGTTAGAAGACGTTAAGTTGACTTTAAAGAGGTTTGTCTCCTCCAACCCGTCATCAAATGCAGAACCTGATTGTTTACTTGCATCAACAATTTATGGTGGGTCGGATGGGATTCTGGCACAATTGTTAGAGCTGAAAGCATGGTTTGAGGATCAGACAATACACCATTTCTACTCTTGTTCCATTCTTATGGTGTATGAGAATGCAGGGGTGGGAGAGGAAGGGAGTCGATCCCGCACGGGTGCGGAAGTTAAGCTTGTTGATTTTGCTCATGTTGTGGATGGAGAAGGTGTCATTGACCATAATTTCTTGGGTGGGCTCTGTGCTTTGATAAAATTTGTGTCAGATATACTTCTACCAACGGGTGCGGAAGTTAAGCTTGTTGATTTTGCTCATGTAGTACTAGTTTCTTCTACCAACAGGTCTCAAGCTGAAGGTGATCTAAAGGAACAGCCTAAGGAAGCGTAG